GGCCAAACTTCCCACATCCCCCATAAAGACTTTAGCAGGCTTATGGTTAAAGACAAAGAAACCAAGCAAACCACCAATCATGGCAAGAATCACTAGAAGGATATCCATCTGACCTTGCACATAGGCAATAACTCCATAAGCAGACAAGCTAATCACAACTGAAATACTAGCTAGACCGTCAATACCATCTGTCAAGTTGACTGCATTTGAAAAACCAACTAGCCAGAAAAGAGCAAAAACAATATAGAAAATCCCTAAATGCACTTGGTAGCCAAAGACAGAGAGCATATCGCCCCCACGTTCATAGAAAAGGTAGAAAATAACACCACCTAGAAGCTGAAGAGCCAATTTCTGTTTGGGGTTTAGCCCCTCATTGATCTTTCGGAAGACCTTGAGAAAGTCATCTAAAAAACCAACCAAGCCATACAAGACCAAAATAAACAAAATCATACCAACATTATTGGTCAATTGTTTCGAAAAAAGAGCGACGAGGAAACTCACCACAACTGCAGCAATGAGGAAAACAAGCCCCCCCATTGTAGGAGTCCCAGCTTTTGCCTGGTGCTGTTTAACATCCTCATGCATCTGCTGGCCTGTAATTTGCGCCTTTCTATAAAATTGGATAAAGGCCGGAATTCCTACTAAAGTTAGTAAAAATGTCACAATTCCAGCACTAATAGAAATAAACATATTAGTCTCCTAAAGTTAATTTAATTTTTTTAATGTTTTTGATAGCTGTATTAGTCCGAACATCTTGCTTCTGAACAACGGAACCTGAACCTTCAAATTCCAGTTCAATATCCAACCATTTAGCAAAGGTCTCGGCAGTCTCTTTTTTCCAGCCATACATGTCTGGAATTTCTTCTACCTTATCCGATAAAAGGAGAACTTGTTGGTTTGGTGCAAGATTTTTTCCTTCTTCTACAGAAGTCTCTTTAATCTTTGTTCCAGTACCAACAACGATTGGTTGCACAATATTTCGACGTAAGGCTTCCGCCAAATCACCAGGTGAAATATCCTTGATGCTAGGCATGGCATAAGCGCTTTGATTGGTTACCTGATCTAACGTTTTAGCGGTAGATTGGAGGTTAAGGGAATCTTTCATGGCAGAAGCTCGTTCAAGAATAGGATTAGCAAATTCTCCAAACCAAGGTGTAGAAAGGTGTTCTGGCTGTTGAACTGTTACGTAAAGAATAAAATCAGGATTTTCAGCAGGATTCATAGTCACAACTGAGAAAATATAATCGGTAGAACCAACCAAGTAGCCTCCATTTTTCTCATCAGCGATTTGAGCCGTACCGGATTTAACTGCTACATTTTGTCCAGGAACTGTTATAATTGGCTTTCCTGTTTGGTGATTATACATAGTTCCATATAGAGGGTCCGTCCCAACTAATATCATGTTAGTACGAGTCAAGCTTGCTGTATCTTCAGATACAGGTTTTCCTACAATCTCTTTTTGATACTTTCGTACAGACTGATTGTTAGTATCATAAATAGCACTTATAAATTTTGGCTCCAGCATAACTCCATCATTAGCAATAGCTGTAAAGGCACGAAGCATTTGTGTTTGTGTCACTGAAATTCCTTGCCCAAATGAGCTTTGAGCAATACTAACAATATTATCAGCTGGAAGTTGACCAGCGTATTCATCTGTCAAGCCAAAGCGAGTTGGAACCCCAAATTTAAAGCGTTTTAGATAATCCAACCAAGTAGCATCTCCCATTTTTTGTTCAAGTAGACTCATTCCAACATTACTGGAGTGAGCGAAACCTTGTAAGAAAGTCATCATCCCACCAGTAGTCAAACCACCATTAACATCCCAATCTCGAGTCGTCACATCCGCCATTTTAAATTCACTGCTATTGAAGTATTCTCCACTTGGGAAGGTATTATTATCAATAGAAGAAGCTAACGTCATAACCTTCATGGCTGATCCTGGTTCATAGTTACTTTGATAAAGAATATCACGCCAAACAAAGTCCTCAGTGATTCCTTCTTTAGTATCTGCATTAAAGGTAGGTCGTTGGGTGGTAGCGAGGATTTCACCGGTCTTTGCACTGACCAAGGTCGCGGTCATATACTTACCTTTTACTTTTTCTAGAAAGGCATCCATCTGAGTTTCCATGAAAGATTGTAGCGGACTAGACAATGTTGTATAAACATCCTTGCCATCCACAGTTTGTTGCGATACCAGTTCTGTACCTGGTACGATATTTCCTACACGGTCTTTTTCATAGGTAATAATACCGTCTGTCCCAGCAAGAATGCTATTTAAAGAACTCTCCAGACCAGAAGTTCCTAACAAACTCTTACTGCCATCCTCATTTTCATGGAGTTGGGCCAAGCCAATAAAACTAGAAGCAAATTGTCCGTTTGGGTAACTACGATTAGGACTGGTTGTAAAGTCAATCCCTTCCACACTAGCATCTTTCAAGTCTTTTTTAATCGCCATCATATTGGCATAGGTAATCCCATTTCCTTTTGCACCAAAGGAAACTTGGGTCAGATTTGGTTGAGCTAATTGCTCTTTCACATAAGCTTCATCCATGTCTAAATACTTATGGAAGACTTCAGCTACCTTATTAAACTGCGAATCCTCTACATAAAGAATTTTACCCGTTGCTGACTTGTATTTTTTATCAATAACAGCATAGACGTTATAAGAGGTCGCATCTTCAGCGATAGGCACTCCATTTCGGTCATAGATAGTTCCGCGTTTGGCAGGAACTGTTCGAGTGGTTTGGTGAACTTTTTTAGCCTCTTTTACCAAGTCGGTACCAAATATATTACCTTTTGCGATAATATACGCAAAATTGGCCAAAAAGAGGGCGAAAAGAGCAACGGCTACAAAGCTGAGGTACTTGCCAACTATCCTACGGTTTTTTGCTGGAGATTTACGATTTTTTATCGCAAATCGGGTTATTTTTTCTGTCCATTTCATATCTTACTCCGCTGTTCGGATGTTTTCATTATTCAATTTCAAATCTTTTTTATCTGCAATCTCTTTCAAGCGCTCTGAACGAATCAATTCATTGACTTCCTGCTTGGCATCGTCCAGCTCTGTTTTCTTCTCCTCTATCTGCGCATTGATTTTTGTCAAATCACTTTGCACTTGCAGGAGGCGTGTCTGCATAAAGATAATGCTCACTGCTAAAACGAGAGCCGTAAAAGCGATGGAAAGATAAAAAGCCTTCTCCACACGTGAGAATTTTTTTATACGATTCTGCAAAAATTGACTGGTTTTTTCTTTCTTATCTACCATTTTTTCCTCTTACTTGTGAATTTTTCTGGCCACGCGCAACTTGGCTGAGTGCGAACGGTTGTTGGCTTCTAATTCTTCTGCACTTGGCAAAATTGGCTTACGGGATACCAATTCCATCTTGGGCTTGAGATCATCTGGAATGAAAGGCAAACCTTTGGGAACTTCAACCGTTGAAGCTTCCTTAAATAACTGCTTAGTCAAGCGGTCTTCCAAGGAATGAAAGGTAATCACTGAGATTCTCCCATCCAAAGCCAACATATCCATAGCCTGCTGGATAGATTCATCCGCCGCTCCCAGCTCATCATTGACTTCGATTCGAATAGCCTGAAAAATCTGCTTGGCAGGATGCCCCTTATTCTTGAGTTCCTTGGCAGGTTTGGCTGACTTGATAATCTCTGCCAATTCAGTCGTTGTCTCGATTGGCTTGACTTCACGTGCCTGTTCAATCTTACGCGCAATCTGTTTAGAGAATTTGTCCTCACCATACTTGAAGAAAATACGAACCAAGTCATGATAGTCATAGTGGTTCACCACTTCATAGGCCGTCAGACTAGCATCCTGATTCATGCGCATGTCCAGTGGTGCATCCTTTTTATAAGAAAAACCACGCTCCCGCTGGTCCAATTGAGGACTAGACACTCCCAAGTCATAACAAATTCCATCAATTTCCTGAACACCAGCTTCGCGCAAACGTGCCTGTAAATGACGGAAGTTATCCTTGATAAAAGTCACCATTCCCTTTTCAATGTAAGGAGCCAAGCGTTTTTGTGCGTTGTCAATGGCATTCTGGTCCTGGTCAAAGGCATAGAGATGGCCTTTTTCACTTAATTTACTTAATAAATATTCGCTATGGCCTGCTCCACCCAAGGTCGCATCAACGTAAATACCGTCAGGTTTCACATCAAGCATATCAATAGTTTCATGGAGCAAGACCGTTACATGATGAAATTCTTTTGTCATATCTTATCTATTTTACCACAAATCCGACTAGCTTGCACTAGTCAGACAAATAGGTCAAAAAAAGTAAGATTTCTTTAAGAAATATGTCAAATATGCTTGACATCTATTTCATAGAAGAATATAATGTAGTCAAATATATACGACATAAATCAGAAAGGAGAACAGATGAATCGTGTGAAAGAATTTCGCAAGGAACTAGGCATTTCCCAGCTCGAACTCGCCAAGGATATCGGTGTCTCGAGACAAACCATCAATATGATTGAAAACGACAAATACAATCCAACCCTGGAACTCTGTCTCAATCTCGCCCGTAGCCTCCAAACTGACCTCAATAGTCTCTTTTGGGAGGATGATTTTTAAAAAGGAGCAAACTCATGAAAAAAGAAACCTTCACTGAAAAACTAATCAAACGCATTTATGGCATTTCAGGACCACTTGATGAACACAAACGACGCGAGGCAGACCGTATCGGAAATAAAATCTTTGTGATTCTCTTTTACCTCATGACTTTAGGTAATCTTATTCCCTTTTTCCTTGCTTATAAATATCCGCAAATTGTCGCTATCGGCTATCCCCTTGTGATATTCGGTATTTCGATGATTTCTGCTCTCTATGTGCTCTCCCAAACCAGGAAAACAGGCATCACAGCCATTGATCTAGATATGCTGAATGAGAAAGAAAGCAAGCAACTACACTACCCTGGTCTGAAAGCGGGTTTGTTTGTTGGTCTATTGATATTTTTTATAACACCTCTTCTCCATATACTGCTAGGTGAGAGCCAGGACTATCTTCAGTCTCTTCTCGCTTTTAAAAATATTTTTTCAAGTATTCTCCATTCTTTCTTCTTCGGAGTGATTATACAAATTATCATCTCCCGTCGCATTGCTAAAGCTAAGAAGGATCAAGATGAGGATTAGGAGGTACCTTATGAAATCACTAATAACTTTACTATTCAGTCACATTTTTGTCAGCATATTTATTACCTTCGTCCTGGTTTCTGGACATATTACGCGTCCTTTCTTGATCATTTTCCTTTTATTTCTTCCTTTGCTGAACAAGGGACAAATACTTCAGAAAATCCAATCCAAAAAAATACGACTTCTAAACGTATCTCTCTGTTTTATCCTCGTATCCTTCCCACAACTTTTAAGGAGTCCTGCAGATTGGAGATACCTAGTATTTCTAACAACCTGTATCATTTTTAGCTTGATTTACTTCTATACTTTCTATCAACTCGTTAAAGAAGTCAATCAAAAACCGCTCATTTAGGAGGTTACTAGCATGAAAAAAGAAGACTTCACCACTCGCCTACTTCGAAATTTCTTTCACATCCAAGGGCCTTTTGATGAATGCCGTCAAGAGGTTATCTACAAGGCTTGCGCCCGTTCTATGGTCCAAATCTTTTACTCTTCCTTCATTCTCTTCCTATTCTATATTTTGTTCGGACGCTTTATAGAAATTGTTCGAAATGTTATGCCCTACATCTATTTTGGACTCATTTGGTTCATGAGTATAAAAGCTCAAAGAGCCGTCCAAGAGCTTCATCTTGAAAAGGATGACAAGTCAGAAATCATCCTCAAAACCTACAGCAAAGCCCAAATCAAATTTAGGAGTTGGATTGTGTTTATCGGTATTCAGATTGGTCTCTTTACCTTACTCATCTTTCATAAGGTCTTCGTTCAACAGATGTCCCTTTCAGATTTTGGGAAGTTGCTCATGCAATTCGATAAAAGTGTTCCTTTGCTGATGTATGGCCTGATTATCGGTAGCATTTTTGGAACCCTGACCTACGGCTTTCTATCCCTACAGGAGGAAAAAACTCCTAAAAATACCAAACAGAAGGAGAAAAGTAAGCAATGACTTCACTATACGATTTTTCAGTCTTGAACCAAGACAATCAAGAAACTCCACTAAATGCCTATCGTGGGAAAGTTCTCTTGGTTGTCAACACTGCTACTGGATGTGGTTTAACGCCCCAGTACCAAGGGCTCCAAGAACTCTATGATCGCTATCAAGATCAAGGTTTTGAGATTTTAGACTTCCCTTGCAATCAGTTTATGGGACAAGCACTGGGCAGCGCAGAGGAAATCAACACCTTCTGTAGCCTACATTATCAAACCACCTTCCCACGTTTTGCCAAGATCAAGGTCAACGGTAAGGAAGCAGATCCTCTCTATGTTTGGTTGAAAGACCAGAAATCTGGCCCACTAGGAAAACGAATCGAATGGAATTTCGCTAAGTTTCTCATCGGTCGTGATGGGCAGGTCTTTGAACGCTTCTCTTCAAAAACAGACCCAAAACAAATTGAAGAGGCCATACAAAAATTACTATAATTCACAATCTCACTATGATTAGGTTTCTTTTAGCCTGATGAATAGTGAGATTTTTTGATGGGCTTTGACTTAAATAGAAAAACACCCCATGATATGAACCATGAAGTGTTGTAAAAATGATACATTCATAGCAGACAAGGCACTACTGACTGCTATTCTTGACTCCTGAGTATGTATAGGTCCTATTTCTGGGACACGCTTTTTCCGTTACCACCCTAAAATAAAAACGATGCTCCCGCCCATCCTTGGCATTTTCCTTGTTTAAGACAAAGTAGTTTTTCTGATTCATCGCCATGGTTCGTAGGATGTCATCAACCAAGAAAGTCAAGGGTACGTTCATGGCAGAGTATTTTTGAAAATCCTCTTCAAAACGAATATAGTTATCTGAAAAATAATCCATCTGCAGTTTGTTTTCATACAGCTCTTTTCTAGTCATAAACTCCCTCCTCCCACAGCCGAATTTCGAGAACATCTGCAACCTCTATCAACCTATATCCCTCGTTTGTCCTAATAGATAGAGTCTGATGTGATAACTCTCTCACCACACCGACGATAGTGATTTTCTGCTTCTTTTCCTTTACCACAAAACTTCCCTTAAGTTGGCTAACATAAAGCTGAGAAAGTAAATGTAGTTTCTCAACTGGGTCCAAATCCGTAGAAAAATCAACCCGATTTTTTTCTTCCCTAAGCGAACTGGTGTGTTCTGAGAGGTAAAATCCCATCCACTTCTGCATACCTGGATCTTGATAATCTCGCGCAGATTGAAAAGGTAAATAAGAACGATCAATCATTGTAATCCATCTAATCCTCCAGCAGAATGTCCTCCAATCAGCTTGCTTCTAGCAAGACTCCTAGAGGCCTCTTCCAGTGCATTGGCCTTTAAGAGAGAAGTGAAACCAAATTGTTCCCGAATGGAGTCAATGGCCGTCTGGAGCCTTTCTTCTTTTTCTAACTTGTCAACATCATCAAAGAGAGATATCAAACCAAAGGACTCGTCTACAAAGCCTGAATAGTTTACACCGACACTTCTGACTGCTCCAGAAGTGTATTTGCTATGAAATAACTTCAAAACATAATTCGTTAAGACAGCTATATTATTGGTCGGTTCGACCTTCATTTGTGTGTGAATAGACGGTCTGACCTCTTCTTTAGAGAAACCGATATAGATGGAGACAAGGGTTGTTTTCTTGCCCGCTCTTCTCAATCTAATAGCCACCTGCTCCGCCATTTCTCGAAA
This portion of the Streptococcus mitis B6 genome encodes:
- the mraY gene encoding phospho-N-acetylmuramoyl-pentapeptide-transferase, producing the protein MFISISAGIVTFLLTLVGIPAFIQFYRKAQITGQQMHEDVKQHQAKAGTPTMGGLVFLIAAVVVSFLVALFSKQLTNNVGMILFILVLYGLVGFLDDFLKVFRKINEGLNPKQKLALQLLGGVIFYLFYERGGDMLSVFGYQVHLGIFYIVFALFWLVGFSNAVNLTDGIDGLASISVVISLSAYGVIAYVQGQMDILLVILAMIGGLLGFFVFNHKPAKVFMGDVGSLALGGMLAAISMALHQEWTLLIIGIVYVFETTSVMMQVSYFKLTGGKRIFRMTPVHHHFELGGLSGKGNPWSEWKVDFFFWGVGLLASLLTLAILYLM
- the pbp2X gene encoding penicillin-binding protein PBP2X; the encoded protein is MKWTEKITRFAIKNRKSPAKNRRIVGKYLSFVAVALFALFLANFAYIIAKGNIFGTDLVKEAKKVHQTTRTVPAKRGTIYDRNGVPIAEDATSYNVYAVIDKKYKSATGKILYVEDSQFNKVAEVFHKYLDMDEAYVKEQLAQPNLTQVSFGAKGNGITYANMMAIKKDLKDASVEGIDFTTSPNRSYPNGQFASSFIGLAQLHENEDGSKSLLGTSGLESSLNSILAGTDGIITYEKDRVGNIVPGTELVSQQTVDGKDVYTTLSSPLQSFMETQMDAFLEKVKGKYMTATLVSAKTGEILATTQRPTFNADTKEGITEDFVWRDILYQSNYEPGSAMKVMTLASSIDNNTFPSGEYFNSSEFKMADVTTRDWDVNGGLTTGGMMTFLQGFAHSSNVGMSLLEQKMGDATWLDYLKRFKFGVPTRFGLTDEYAGQLPADNIVSIAQSSFGQGISVTQTQMLRAFTAIANDGVMLEPKFISAIYDTNNQSVRKYQKEIVGKPVSEDTASLTRTNMILVGTDPLYGTMYNHQTGKPIITVPGQNVAVKSGTAQIADEKNGGYLVGSTDYIFSVVTMNPAENPDFILYVTVQQPEHLSTPWFGEFANPILERASAMKDSLNLQSTAKTLDQVTNQSAYAMPSIKDISPGDLAEALRRNIVQPIVVGTGTKIKETSVEEGKNLAPNQQVLLLSDKVEEIPDMYGWKKETAETFAKWLDIELEFEGSGSVVQKQDVRTNTAIKNIKKIKLTLGD
- the ftsL gene encoding cell division protein FtsL, which produces MVDKKEKTSQFLQNRIKKFSRVEKAFYLSIAFTALVLAVSIIFMQTRLLQVQSDLTKINAQIEEKKTELDDAKQEVNELIRSERLKEIADKKDLKLNNENIRTAE
- the rsmH gene encoding 16S rRNA (cytosine(1402)-N(4))-methyltransferase RsmH; the protein is MTKEFHHVTVLLHETIDMLDVKPDGIYVDATLGGAGHSEYLLSKLSEKGHLYAFDQDQNAIDNAQKRLAPYIEKGMVTFIKDNFRHLQARLREAGVQEIDGICYDLGVSSPQLDQRERGFSYKKDAPLDMRMNQDASLTAYEVVNHYDYHDLVRIFFKYGEDKFSKQIARKIEQAREVKPIETTTELAEIIKSAKPAKELKNKGHPAKQIFQAIRIEVNDELGAADESIQQAMDMLALDGRISVITFHSLEDRLTKQLFKEASTVEVPKGLPFIPDDLKPKMELVSRKPILPSAEELEANNRSHSAKLRVARKIHK
- a CDS encoding helix-turn-helix transcriptional regulator produces the protein MNRVKEFRKELGISQLELAKDIGVSRQTINMIENDKYNPTLELCLNLARSLQTDLNSLFWEDDF
- a CDS encoding DUF3278 domain-containing protein, producing MKKETFTEKLIKRIYGISGPLDEHKRREADRIGNKIFVILFYLMTLGNLIPFFLAYKYPQIVAIGYPLVIFGISMISALYVLSQTRKTGITAIDLDMLNEKESKQLHYPGLKAGLFVGLLIFFITPLLHILLGESQDYLQSLLAFKNIFSSILHSFFFGVIIQIIISRRIAKAKKDQDED
- a CDS encoding DUF3278 domain-containing protein; this encodes MKKEDFTTRLLRNFFHIQGPFDECRQEVIYKACARSMVQIFYSSFILFLFYILFGRFIEIVRNVMPYIYFGLIWFMSIKAQRAVQELHLEKDDKSEIILKTYSKAQIKFRSWIVFIGIQIGLFTLLIFHKVFVQQMSLSDFGKLLMQFDKSVPLLMYGLIIGSIFGTLTYGFLSLQEEKTPKNTKQKEKSKQ
- a CDS encoding glutathione peroxidase, which codes for MTSLYDFSVLNQDNQETPLNAYRGKVLLVVNTATGCGLTPQYQGLQELYDRYQDQGFEILDFPCNQFMGQALGSAEEINTFCSLHYQTTFPRFAKIKVNGKEADPLYVWLKDQKSGPLGKRIEWNFAKFLIGRDGQVFERFSSKTDPKQIEEAIQKLL
- a CDS encoding DUF5960 family protein → MTRKELYENKLQMDYFSDNYIRFEEDFQKYSAMNVPLTFLVDDILRTMAMNQKNYFVLNKENAKDGREHRFYFRVVTEKACPRNRTYTYSGVKNSSQ